The proteins below come from a single Canis aureus isolate CA01 chromosome 14, VMU_Caureus_v.1.0, whole genome shotgun sequence genomic window:
- the DCSTAMP gene encoding dendritic cell-specific transmembrane protein translates to MGVWTSGIGICLSLWGSYVSPRSSAWMDFIQHLGVCCFVAFISAGLLSLAFSWFRSSFIVFGTSWVITCALLCCSKHARCFIFLLFLSCGLREGRNALIAAGTGIVIFGHVENIFHNFKGLLDSMTCNLRAKSFSIHFPLLKKYIEAIQWIYGLATHPSLFDDLISWNQTLVVSLFSPSQGLEAQLNDTKGKVLGVLYQMVTASEVLSSLGRQVLALAGLLLVLLGTGLFMKRFLDPGGWKFENIFITKQFVRFDETERQLQRPCVLPLNKRERKKYVVVPSFWLSPKERKNLGLFFLPILTHLYVWVLFAAIDYLLYRLIFSVSKHFQSLPGLEVHLKLYREEQGTQDIIRDSPFNISLFEPTCIPAPKLLLSKTWIPLSIILGTLVVLGLLSSILTQLKILVSASFYPSVQERRIRYLHGKLLKKRSKQAVEGGNSKQRLYFTKIHFWLPVLKMIRKKQVGNADEDDP, encoded by the exons ATGGGTGTCTGGACCTCAGGCATTGGCATCTGCCTAAGTCTTTGGGGGTCATATGTGTCTCCAAGAAGCTCTGCATGGATGGACTTTATCCAACATTTGGGAGTTTGCTGTTTTGTTGCTTTCATTTCAGCGGGCCTCCTCTCTCTGGCCTTTTCCTGGTTTCGATCCTCATTCATAGTCTTCGGCACCTCCTGGGTGATCACTTGTGCTTTGCTCTGCTGCTCCAAGCATGCAcgatgttttatttttctcctcttcctctcttgtgGTCTGCGGGAAGGCAGGAATGCTTTGATTGCAGCTGGCACAGGGATAGTAATCTTTGGACAcgtggaaaatatttttcacaacTTCAAAGGTCTCTTGGACAGTATGACTTGCAACCTAAGGGCAAAGAGCTTTTCCATACATTTTccacttttgaaaaaatatattgaagcAATTCAGTGGATTTATGGGCTTGCCACTCACCCAAGTCTATTTGATGACCTTATTTCTTGGAACCAGACGCTGGTGGTCTCTCTTTTCAGTCCCAGTCAAGGCCTGGAGGCCCAGCTAAACGACACAAAAGGCAAAGTCCTGGGTGTCTTGTATCAGATGGTGACGGCATCAGAAGTATTGTCCTCCCTGGGACGGCAGGTACTTGCCCTAGCAGGGCTTTTGCTGGTGCTCCTTGGCACTGGCCTCTTCATGAAGCGATTTTTGGACCCTGGTGGTTGGAAGTTTGAGAACATCTTCATCACCAAACAATTTGTTCGCTTCGATGAAACGGAGAGGCAGCTGCAGAGGCCCTGTGTCCTTCCGCTGaataagagggaaaggaagaaatacgTGGTCGTCCCGTCTTTCTGGTTGTCtcctaaagaaaggaaaaacctgGGGCTGTTTTTCCTCCCCATACTCACCCACCTCTATGTCTGGGTGCTGTTTGCAGCCATAGATTATCTGCTATATCGGCTCATTTTCTCCGTGAGCAAACATTTCCAAAGCTTGCCAGGGCTCGAGGTCCACCTGAAACTGTACAGAGAG gAGCAAGGAACTCAAGACATCATCCGTGATTCTCCTTTTAACATATCTCTGTTCGAACCAACCTGCATCCCTGCACCAAAGCTCCTTCTGTCGAAGACCTGGATTCCTCTCAGCATTATTCTTGGGACACTAGTGGTGCTGGGCCTGCTGTCCTCCATCCTGACGCAACTTAAAATCCTGGTGTCGGCCTCCTTCTACCCCAGCGTGCAGGAGAGGCGCATCCGATACCTGCATGGGAAGCTACTGAAGAAAAGATCAAAGCAGGCGGTGGAAGGAGGGAACAGTAAACAGCGTCTCTATTTTACAAAG ATTCACTTCTGGCTTCCTGTACTGAAAATGATTAGGAAGAAGCAGGTGGGCAATGCAGATGAAGACGATCCATGA